Within the Mycobacterium gordonae genome, the region CAGTGATGCCCGGCACGTACGGCGATGCCTTCGGCGTTGAGAGCCTTGCCCACCTCGAGTGGCTCATGCCCGGCCAGCACGAAGGACAACACGCTGGCCTTCTCGTCGGCGGTGCCCACCAAGCGCACGCCCGGGATGTCGGCCAGTCGCGGCGTCGCATAGTCGAGTAAGGCGTGCTCGTAGGCGGCGATACGTTCGATGCCCACCTTCTCGACGTAGCGCAGCGCCTCGCCCAGGCCGACCGCGTCGGCAATGTTTCCAGTGCCGGCCTCGAACTTGTTGGGCAGTCCCTGATATAGCGAGCGTTCCAGGGTGACGTCGGCGATCATGTTGCCGCCACCCTGCCACGGCGGCGTCTCGGCCAGCGCCTCTTCGCTCCCGTACAACACCCCGATGCCGGTCGGACCATAGATCTTGTGCCCGGAGAACACGAAAAAATCCACCCCGAGCTCGGCGACATCGATCGGCAGATGCGGGATCGACTGTGCGCCATCGATGAGCACCCGCGCGCCGTACCGGTGACCCAGCGCGACGATCTTCTCGACCGGCGTCACAGTGCCCAAAGCGTTCGAAACTTGAGTGGCGGCAACGAGTTTGGTCTTCGGGCCGAGCAGTTCTTCAAACTCCGAAAGCAGCAGGTTGCCGGCTTCGTCCACCGGCGCTACCTTGAGGATCGCACCGGTCTGCTGCGAAATCAGTTGCCACGGAACGATGTTGGCGTGGTGTTCCAGATGGGTGATGACGATCTCGTCACCGGGCTTCAGGTGCTTGCCACCCCACGCGTAGGCGACCAGGTTGATGGCCTCGGTAGTGCCGCGCACGAAGATGTTCTGCTCGGACTTCGGCGCACCGATGAACCGCCGCACCGTGTCGCGGGCCTCTTCGTAGGCGTCGGTAGCCCGTGCGGCCAGCTCGTGCGCAGCGCGATGGATGTTGGAGTTCTCGTGGGTGTAGAAGTACGACAGCCGGTCGATGACGACTTGCGGCTTCTGCGTGGTGGCCGCGTTGTCGAACCAGATCAGCGGCTTGCCGTTGACCGTCTCCTTCAGGATCGGGAAGTCGGCCCGCACCGCGTGGACATCGAACACCTCGTGTTCATCCGGTAGCTGCGGTACCGGTTCGGAGATCGTCAGGAAGTGATAGTTAGCCTCGTCGCCGATCCGCTCCGAAGACAGCGCATCTGACCAGCCCAGATCGGCAACCGACGGGGCTTCCCCCGGCCATCCCGGTGCCGACCCGCGCGGCGCCACCGGAGTGGTGGGCGGCGCGCCGGCCAACACGCCGGGAACGGTCGGCACGATGCCCGACGTGGGCACGGCGAAGACGCTGAAATCGCCCGGCAGGAACGGATCTGCCACCGCCGCCGCCGCCGCTTGCGCTGAC harbors:
- a CDS encoding family 2A encapsulin nanocompartment cargo protein cysteine desulfurase; its protein translation is MSTSEYRSVDAESELPVSAAELAALASQLYAASVRPGPDSPPQAVSVAPRGSVPDATAATSAGTTAFGTSDALPSPVPFLGVSNIYLPAPTSPGPEPVPHEAVPVAPRGSVPDTTAAPSSAQAAAAAVADPFLPGDFSVFAVPTSGIVPTVPGVLAGAPPTTPVAPRGSAPGWPGEAPSVADLGWSDALSSERIGDEANYHFLTISEPVPQLPDEHEVFDVHAVRADFPILKETVNGKPLIWFDNAATTQKPQVVIDRLSYFYTHENSNIHRAAHELAARATDAYEEARDTVRRFIGAPKSEQNIFVRGTTEAINLVAYAWGGKHLKPGDEIVITHLEHHANIVPWQLISQQTGAILKVAPVDEAGNLLLSEFEELLGPKTKLVAATQVSNALGTVTPVEKIVALGHRYGARVLIDGAQSIPHLPIDVAELGVDFFVFSGHKIYGPTGIGVLYGSEEALAETPPWQGGGNMIADVTLERSLYQGLPNKFEAGTGNIADAVGLGEALRYVEKVGIERIAAYEHALLDYATPRLADIPGVRLVGTADEKASVLSFVLAGHEPLEVGKALNAEGIAVRAGHHCAQPILRRYGLEATVRPSFAFYNTFDEIDVFLRAVRRIAEGGANVG